In one window of Arachis ipaensis cultivar K30076 chromosome B06, Araip1.1, whole genome shotgun sequence DNA:
- the LOC107605050 gene encoding protein phosphatase 1 regulatory subunit 12A-like has product MPPTYFPLRWESTGDQWWFASPIDFAAANGHYDLVRELLRIDSNHLFKLTSLRRIRRLELVWDDDGGDQFHDVAKCRSYVARKLHEECESKKGKKKNDSLIRSGYGGWLMYTAASAGDLEFVRKLLERNRLLAFGEGEYDVTDVLYAAARSKNSEVFRLLFDFAVTGKQRGSLEEEMVPSVYRWEMTNRGVHAAARAGNLVILEDLLANSSDLLAYRDAQGSTVLHSAAARGQVEVIKYLTSSSFEIINSTDHQGNTALHVASYRGQLPSVEALVSASPSLISLRNNSGETFLHKAVSGFQSHAFRRLDRQVELLRELLRGKKFHTDEIINVRNTDGRTALHLATIGNIRIDLVQLLMTSPSINVNACDVNGMTPLDYLKQNPNSTASKVLIRKLIAAGGMFGFRGYSSRKAIASHLKMQQQGNGSSPGTSFRISDTQIFLFTGVENNEWDASSDEGSATAMSALSSSEHIAYDSAALEHRRSTTSKRLSSMNYAAAARFRRVFHCHKGKKDKRNEGFKKSFDDKVSEKIPKPLRHKYFRPSMVVNNKRNFSVRSYQSSPNAKKRFASGTAHGNAQSVPHVKVSGRSRSSSFSMMSSSVSSPRSMDKQKDICIIDNNDGASCSSQMNNDGDESETLRKRASSVSRKMRSRGYLCFGERSLLNARTTLKRKQESKSGV; this is encoded by the exons ATGCCTCCAACATATTTCCCTCTTCGCTGGGAAAGCACAGGGGACCAATGGTGGTTCGCATCGCCAATAGACTTTGCTGCTGCTAACGGCCACTACGACTTGGTTCGCGAGCTTCTTCGAATCGATAGCAACCACCTCTTCAAGCTCACCTCGCTCCGCCGTATCCGCCGCCTCGAACTAGTATGGGATGACGACGGCGGAGACCAGTTCCATGACGTCGCCAAGTGTCGCTCTTACGTAGCCCGGAAGCTTCACGAAGAGTGCGAatcgaagaaaggaaagaagaaaaacgATTCTCTGATCCGCTCCGGGTACGGCGGGTGGCTCATGTACACTGCTGCATCAGCAGGGGACTTGGAATTCGTTCGGAAGCTTCTGGAGAGGAACCGTCTGCTGGCTTTTGGAGAAGGCGAGTATGACGTCACTGATGTGTTGTATGCTGCTGCCAGGAGCAAGAATAGTGAGGTTTTCCGGCTGCTGTTTGATTTTGCGGTTACCGGAAAACAACGTGGTAGTCTGGAGGAGGAGATGGTTCCGTCTGTTTATAGGTGGGAGATGACAAATAGGGGTGTTCATGCTGCTGCTAGAGCTGGTAATTTAGTCATTTTGGAGGACCTTCTTGCAAATTCTTCTGATCTTTTGGCTTATAGAGATGCTCAGGGATCTACTGTCTTGCATTCGGCTGCAGCTAGAGGCCAAGTTGAG GTAATCAAATATCTCACATCATCATCCTTTGAAATTATCAACTCCACAGACCATCAAGGCAACACTGCATTACATGTGGCTTCATACAGAGGCCAACTACCTTCAGTTGAAGCTCTAGTCTCTGCATCTCCATCATTAATCTCTCTTAGAAACAATTCAGGAGAAACCTTTCTCCACAAGGCCGTCTCCGGTTTCCAGTCACATGCGTTTCGAAGACTGGACCGACAGGTTGAGCTTCTAAGGGAGTTACTGAGAGGGAAGAAGTTTCACACAGATGAGATCATCAATGTTAGGAACACTGATGGAAGAACAGCTCTTCACCTTGCCACCATTGGAAACATTCGCATTGATCTTGTCCAACTCTTGATGACATCTCCATCAATCAATGTCAATGCCTGCGATGTTAATGGAATGACTCCACTTGATTACCTAAAGCAAAACCCGAATTCGACAGCATCGAAAGTACTAATCCGAAAATTGATTGCAGCTGGGGGAATGTTTGGTTTTAGAGGCTATAGTTCAAGAAAAGCCATAGCTTCACACTTGAAAATGCAGCAGCAGGGGAATGGAAGCAGCCCTGGTACTTCTTTCCGAATCTCGGACACTCAAATCTTTCTGTTTACAGGAGTTGAGAATAATGAATGGGATGCTAGTTCTGATGAGGGAAGCGCGACGGCGATGAGTGCTTTGTCTTCATCAGAACACATAGCATACGACTCTGCAGCTTTAGAGCACAGAAGATCAACCACTAGCAAGAGGCTGAGTTCCATGAACTATGCGGCCGCTGCTCGGTTTAGAAGAGTCTTTCATTGTCATAAGGGGAAGAAGGACAAGAGAAATGAAGGATTCAAGAAATCATTTGATGACAAGGTTTCGGAAAAAATCCCGAAACCACTTAGGCACAAATATTTTAGGCCTTCAATGGTTGTAAACAATAAAAGGAACTTTTCTGTGAGGAGTTACCAGTCAAGTCCGAATGCAAAGAAGAGATTTGCTTCGGGAACTGCGCACGGAAATGCGCAATCCGTGCCACATGTAAAGGTTTCAGGGAGGTCAAGGTCTAGTTCATTTTCCATGATGTCATCATCAGTTTCTTCACCAAGATCAATGGATAAGCAAAAGGATATTTGCATTATTGACAATAATGATGGAGCTTCTTGCTCAAGTCAAATGAACAACGATGGTGATGAATCAGAAACTTTGAGAAAGAGAGCTTCTTCAGTTAGTAGAAAAATGAGGAGTCGTGGTTATTTGTGTTTTGGTGAGCGGAGTCTTCTTAATGCGAGAACAACCTTGAAGCGTAAACAAGAAAGCAAGAGCGGGGTTTAG
- the LOC107605051 gene encoding glyceraldehyde-3-phosphate dehydrogenase, cytosolic: protein MGIKIGINGFGRIGRLVARVALQRDDVELVAVNDPFINTDYMTYMFKYDSVHGQWKNAEIKVKDEKTLLFGGKPVTVFGCRNPEEIPWSQAGAEYIIESTGVFTDKDKAAAHLKGGAKKVIISAPSANAPMFVMGVNEKEYKSDINILSNASCTTNCLAPLAKVINDKFGIIEGLMTTVHATTATQKTVDGPSMKDWRGGRAAATNIIPSSTGAAKAVGKVLPALNNKLTGMAFRVPTIDVSVVDLTVRLEKGASYDEIKAAVKEASEGSLKGILGYTEDDVVSSDFVGDSRSSIFDAKAGISLNNNFVKLVSWYDNEWGYSSRVIDLVRHIASVK, encoded by the exons ATGGGTATCAAGATTGGAATCAATG GTTTCGGAAGAATAGGTCGCTTAGTGGCCAGGGTGGCTTTGCAGAGGGATGACGTGGAGCTTGTAGCTGTCAATGATCCCTTTATCAATACTGATTACATG ACTTACATGTTCAAGTACGATAGTGTGCATGGACAATGGAAGAATGCTGAAATTAAGGTTAAGGATGAAAAAACCCTTCTCTTTGGTGGCAAGCCTGTCACCGTTTTTGGCTGCAG AAATCCAGAGGAAATTCCATGGAGTCAGGCTGGTGCTGAATACATCATTGAGTCCACTGGAGTTTTCACTGATAAAGACAAGGCAGCTGCTCACTTGAAG GGTGGTGCAAAGAAAGTGATTATTTCTGCTCCTAGCGCGAATGCACCAATGTTTGTTATGGGTGTTAACGAGAAAGAATACAAGTCAGATATTAATATCCTCTCCAATGCTAGCTGCACAACCAACTGTCTGGCTCCACTTGCCAAG GTTATTAATGACAAGTTTGGAATTATTGAAGGTCTCATGACAACTGTACATGCTACCACTG CGACTCAGAAGACCGTTGATGGACCATCAATGAAAGACTGGAGAGGTGGTAGAGCTGCTGCCACCAACATCATTCCCAGCAGTACAGGAGCTGCTAAG GCTGTTGGTAAGGTGCTACCGGCACTGAACAACAAGTTGACGGGAATGGCGTTCCGAGTGCCCACCATTGACGTTTCAGTGGTGGACCTCACTGTTCGACTTGAAAAGGGAGCCAGCTACGACGAAATCAAAGCTGCTGTCAAGGAGGCTTCTGAAGGAAGCTTGAAGGGAATTCTTGGTTACACCGAGGACGACGTGGTTTCTTCTGATTTCGTCGGGGACAGCAGGTCAAGCATCTTTGACGCAAAGGCTGGGATTTCATTGAACAACAACTTTGTCAAGCTTGTCTCTTGGTATGACAATGAATGGGGATACAGTTCACGTGTTATTGACTTGGTCCGCCACATTGCCTCTGTTAAGTAA
- the LOC107605052 gene encoding probable carboxylesterase 11, which yields MPSVAVKLYSVFFKFLLKHRLQNRIQAPPEHYDAFGVTTRPEESVAAANPSFTDGVATKDIHIDPFTSLSIRIFLPESALTPPDPRSNPNHNNAARKPRSDHGSASTRDSNSLPSRRNSYEPSTVMHREESMRRNSAGNGVVEGLNLMSNGVYRGYSPAGDNRRKLPVMLQFHGGGWVSGSNDSVANDMFCRRIAKLCDVIVVAVGYRLAPENRYPAAFEDGMKVMTWLAKQANLAECSKSMGVGKVGSGGGIGGVGGGVGGIEFKKPDAHRHIVDSFGASIVEPWLAAHGDPSRCILLGASCGANIADYVTRKAVEGGKLLDPVKVVAQVLLYPFFVGSVPTHSEIKLANSYFYDKPMCMLAWKLFLPEEEFGLDHPAANPLISGRGPPLKLMPPTLTVVAEHDWMRDRAIAYSEELRKVNVDAPVLEYKDAVHEFATLDVLIKSPQAQVCAEDIAIWVKKYISRRGHEFSY from the exons atgcCAAGTGTGGCTGTGAAGCTCTACAGCGTCTTCTTCAAGTTCCTCTTGAAGCACCGTTTACAGAACCGGATTCAGGCACCGCCCGAACACTACGACGCCTTTGGAGTTACCACCCGACCCGAAGAGTCCGTCGCCGCCGCCAACCCTTCTTTCACCGACGGCGTCGCTACCAAGGACATCCACATCGACCCGTTCACTTCCCTCTCTATCCGAATCTTCCTTCCCGAATCGGCACTGACTCCTCCCGACCCTCGTTCCAACCCTAACCACAACAACGCTGCTCGCAAACCTAGGTCCGATCATGGATCTGCATCCACGCGCGACTCGAACTCTCTTCCATCGCGCCGCAACAGCTATGAACCCTCCACTGTTATGCACAGGGAGGAATCGATGCGAAGGAACAGTGCCGGAAACGGCGTGGTTGAGGGTTTGAACTTGATGTCCAACGGCGTTTACCGGGGATACTCGCCGGCAGGGGACAATCGGCGGAAACTTCCGGTGATGCTGCAGTTCCACGGCGGCGGTTGGGTCAGCGGGAGTAATGATTCTGTTGCCAACGATATGTTCTGTCGGCGGATCGCGAAGCTCTGCGATGTGATCGTGGTGGCTGTTGGGTACAGGCTGGCGCCGGAGAATCGGTATCCGGCGGCGTTTGAGGACGGGATGAAAGTGATGACTTGGTTAGCCAAGCAGGCGAATTTAGCGGAATGCAGCAAGTCGATGGGGGTTGGGAAGGTTGGTAGTGGAGGAGGGATTGGTGGTGTCGGCGGCGGTGTTGGTGGGATTGAGTTCAAGAAACCAGATGCTCATAGGCATATAGTTGATTCATTTGGAGCTTCCATTGTTGAGCCGTGGTTGGCTGCTCATGGAGATCCATCAAG GTGTATTCTTCTTGGCGCAAGTTGTGGTGCAAATATTGCAGACTATGTAACTCGAAAAGCTGTGGAAGGAGGCAAACTTCTGGACCCAGTCAAGGTGGTAGCACAGGTCTTGCTGTATCCATTTTTCGTTGGAAGTGTGCCCACACATTCTGAAATAAAGTTAGCAAACTCCTACTTTTATGACAAACCTATGTGTATGCTTGCGTGGAAACTTTTCCTACCAGAGGAGGAATTTGGTTTGGACCATCCAGCCGCAAATCCCTTAATCTCGGGACGAGGTCCTCCTTTAAAGCTAATGCCTCCAACATTGACAGTGGTGGCAGAACATGACTGGATGAGAGATCGCGCCATTGCTTACTCAGAGGAGCTCCGGAAGGTGAATGTTGATGCACCTGTGCTTGAATACAAGGATGCAGTGCATGAATTTGCGACACTTGATGTACTTATTAAAAGCCCTCAGGCCCAGGTTTGTGCTGAGGACATTGCTATCTGGGTCAAGAAGTATATTTCACGTAGAGGTCATGAATTCTCTTACTGA